The following are encoded together in the Pseudoalteromonas ruthenica genome:
- the topA gene encoding type I DNA topoisomerase has product MGKSLVIVESPAKAKTINKYLGKDYVVKSSVGHVRDLPTSGSGKAKAPAAKSPAEVRKMAPEEKAAYKKKRDYQNLVARMGIDPEKGWEPHYEVLPGKEKVAQELKKLAETADEIYLATDLDREGEAIAWHLEEIIGGDKSKYKRVVFNEITKNAIQQAFSTPGELNTDMVQAQQARRFLDRVVGFMVSPLLWQKVARGLSAGRVQSVAVRLLVEREREIKAFIPQEFWDIHADVQAKADALRLLVTKEQGKAFKPVNNDQAEAAVAQLQSAQYQVTDVEEKPSKSRPSAPFITSTMQQAASTRLGYGVKKTMMLAQRLYEAGYITYMRTDSTNLSQDAIAMCRGYVADNFGDNYLPEKANIYSAKGNAQEAHEAIRPSDVNVLSGHVEGVDADAKKLYELIWRQFVACQMVPAQYDLTTVTVTAGEFELKAKGRVLRFDGWTRVQPAVRKKSDEEQALPALSVGDELSLDKLDPQQHFTKPPARYSEASLVKELEKRGIGRPSTYASIIGTIQDRGYVRVENRRFFAEKMGEIVTDRLVENFTELLNYDFTAKMEERLDDIAEGERQWTQVLDNFYADFSEKLAIASGDEAQGGMRQNQMVETDIDCPSCGRKMGIRTASTGVFLGCTGYNLPPKERCTTTMNLTPGEEAVNADEVEDVETSTLMQMKRCPKCETAMDSYLIDETRKLHVCGNNPACSGYLIEQGQFKLKGYDGPIIECDKCGADMELKNGRFGKYFGCTNEDCKNTRKLLKNGEPAPPKEDPVHLPELECEKSDAYFVLRDGAAGIFLAASTFPKSRETRAPKVSELKRFRDRISPKFYYLADAPETDSDGNPAVVRFSRKTKSQYVMTEVDGKATGWKATYESGKWVEEEKKKAKKKK; this is encoded by the coding sequence ATGGGCAAATCGCTAGTCATTGTAGAGTCTCCTGCAAAAGCAAAAACAATTAATAAATACCTAGGCAAGGACTATGTTGTTAAGTCCAGCGTAGGTCACGTACGCGACCTTCCCACCTCTGGGTCAGGTAAGGCGAAGGCGCCTGCGGCAAAATCCCCCGCCGAAGTGCGCAAAATGGCCCCTGAGGAAAAAGCCGCCTATAAAAAGAAGCGTGACTATCAAAACCTAGTTGCACGCATGGGTATAGACCCAGAAAAAGGCTGGGAGCCTCACTATGAGGTGCTACCCGGCAAAGAAAAAGTTGCTCAAGAATTAAAAAAACTCGCCGAAACGGCAGATGAAATTTATCTCGCAACGGATTTGGATAGAGAAGGGGAAGCCATTGCATGGCACCTTGAAGAGATTATCGGCGGTGATAAGTCGAAGTACAAACGGGTGGTTTTTAACGAAATCACCAAAAATGCCATTCAACAGGCCTTTTCTACCCCGGGCGAGCTCAATACCGATATGGTACAGGCTCAGCAAGCGCGACGCTTCCTAGACCGTGTTGTTGGCTTTATGGTCTCGCCTTTGTTGTGGCAAAAAGTGGCGCGCGGGTTATCTGCTGGGCGCGTGCAGTCCGTTGCCGTTCGTCTTCTCGTGGAACGCGAGCGCGAAATCAAGGCCTTTATCCCGCAAGAGTTTTGGGATATTCATGCTGATGTACAAGCCAAAGCCGATGCGTTACGTCTTCTGGTAACCAAAGAGCAAGGTAAAGCCTTTAAACCGGTTAATAATGACCAGGCAGAGGCCGCTGTGGCGCAGCTGCAATCGGCTCAGTACCAAGTTACCGACGTTGAAGAAAAACCGAGTAAAAGCCGCCCAAGTGCGCCTTTTATCACCTCCACCATGCAACAAGCGGCCAGTACGCGCTTAGGTTATGGCGTTAAAAAGACCATGATGCTAGCGCAGCGTCTTTACGAAGCCGGTTATATTACCTATATGCGTACCGACTCGACTAACTTGTCACAAGACGCTATCGCCATGTGTCGCGGTTATGTGGCCGATAATTTTGGCGACAATTACCTGCCGGAAAAAGCCAATATTTACAGCGCAAAAGGCAACGCACAAGAAGCGCACGAAGCAATCCGACCGTCAGATGTGAACGTTCTTTCAGGGCATGTTGAGGGTGTTGATGCTGACGCGAAGAAACTGTATGAGCTTATTTGGCGTCAATTTGTTGCCTGCCAGATGGTGCCAGCGCAATACGATTTAACCACAGTGACGGTCACAGCGGGTGAGTTTGAGCTTAAAGCCAAAGGCCGTGTATTACGTTTTGATGGTTGGACCCGAGTGCAACCTGCTGTGCGCAAGAAAAGCGATGAAGAGCAAGCGCTGCCAGCATTGAGTGTCGGTGATGAATTAAGCTTAGATAAGCTGGACCCACAACAGCACTTTACCAAGCCGCCAGCGCGATACAGTGAAGCAAGCTTGGTTAAAGAGCTTGAGAAGCGCGGTATCGGTCGACCCTCAACCTATGCTTCGATCATCGGCACTATTCAGGACAGAGGCTATGTGCGGGTGGAAAACCGTCGTTTCTTCGCTGAAAAAATGGGTGAAATCGTCACCGATCGCCTTGTTGAGAACTTTACCGAGCTGTTGAACTACGACTTTACCGCCAAAATGGAAGAGCGCCTGGATGATATTGCCGAGGGCGAACGCCAGTGGACTCAAGTGCTGGATAACTTTTATGCCGACTTCTCGGAAAAGTTAGCAATTGCCAGTGGCGATGAGGCGCAAGGCGGAATGCGTCAAAACCAAATGGTCGAGACTGACATTGATTGTCCTAGCTGTGGCAGAAAAATGGGGATCCGCACAGCATCAACCGGTGTGTTCTTAGGTTGTACTGGGTATAACTTGCCCCCTAAAGAGCGCTGCACCACCACCATGAACCTCACGCCTGGTGAGGAAGCGGTCAATGCCGATGAAGTTGAAGATGTTGAAACATCAACACTGATGCAAATGAAGCGTTGCCCTAAATGTGAAACCGCCATGGATTCATATTTAATTGATGAAACCCGAAAACTGCATGTCTGTGGTAATAATCCCGCGTGCAGTGGCTACCTCATTGAACAAGGGCAGTTTAAGCTCAAGGGCTATGATGGTCCGATTATTGAGTGCGATAAGTGTGGCGCCGATATGGAGCTGAAAAACGGTCGCTTCGGTAAGTATTTTGGCTGTACCAATGAAGACTGTAAAAATACTCGTAAACTGCTTAAAAATGGCGAGCCGGCACCACCTAAAGAGGACCCGGTGCACTTGCCAGAGCTTGAATGCGAGAAATCGGATGCCTATTTCGTGCTGCGTGATGGCGCTGCCGGTATATTCTTGGCTGCCTCTACTTTTCCTAAGTCACGGGAGACTCGGGCACCTAAGGTTTCTGAATTAAAGCGTTTTCGCGACCGTATATCACCTAAATTTTACTATTTAGCCGATGCGCCAGAGACTGACTCTGATGGTAACCCAGCGGTAGTACGTTTTAGCCGAAAGACTAAGTCGCAGTATGTAATGACAGAAGTCGATGGTAAAGCGACTGGCTGGAAGGCAACCTACGAAAGTGGTAAATGGGTTGAAGAAGAGAAAAAGAAAGCGAAAAAGAAAAAGTAA
- a CDS encoding alpha-glucosidase family protein codes for MANPLWWKGAVIYQIYPRSFQDTNGDGIGDLRGIINRLDYIKSLGVDAVWISPFFKSPMKDFGYDISDYRDIDPIFGDLTDFDELIAEAHQRDIKIIIDQVLSHTSDQHPWFLQSRESNNNDYADWYVWADAKEDGTQPNNWLSIFGGPAWQWEPRREQYYLHNFLTEQPDLNFHNPQVRQAVLDNVEFWLKKGVDGFRLDAINFCYHDAQLRDNPAKPKEKRQGRGFSEDNPYAFQYHYYNNTQPENLEFMRDIRALLDKYPGTVALGEISSEDSLATMAEYTSGGDKLHMGYSFELLTDDYSSAYIRKTVETLEANMLEGWPCWAFSNHDVERVASRWAKNGEVNPEQVKMLTALLGSLRGSVCMYQGEELALGEADVAFEDLQDPYGITFWPNFKGRDGCRTPMPWQDGEHAGFSTVKPWLPVSHAHSLQHVAKQQQDAHSTLNAYSEFMAWRRQHRALVEGDIHFIDTHEPVLAFIRNHGDESICCYFNLSEQPVSVEVTHAPSHQYQDSLRHHTGRLQGQTLHLPAFGCWFARLYPLPLCHKT; via the coding sequence ATGGCGAACCCTCTTTGGTGGAAAGGTGCGGTAATTTATCAGATTTACCCCCGCAGCTTTCAAGATACAAACGGCGATGGAATTGGCGACCTCCGAGGTATTATTAACCGCCTTGATTACATAAAAAGCTTGGGTGTGGATGCGGTGTGGATCTCACCGTTCTTCAAATCGCCAATGAAGGATTTCGGTTATGACATCAGCGACTATCGTGATATTGACCCTATTTTTGGCGATCTTACAGACTTCGATGAACTGATCGCCGAAGCACATCAGCGCGATATTAAAATCATTATTGATCAGGTATTGAGCCACACCTCTGATCAGCATCCCTGGTTCTTGCAAAGCCGCGAATCAAACAATAATGACTATGCCGATTGGTACGTGTGGGCAGACGCTAAAGAAGATGGCACGCAGCCTAACAATTGGCTATCCATTTTCGGCGGCCCGGCATGGCAATGGGAACCTCGTCGCGAACAGTATTATTTGCATAACTTTCTTACCGAGCAGCCAGACCTTAATTTTCATAACCCGCAAGTGCGTCAAGCGGTGCTTGATAACGTGGAGTTTTGGCTCAAAAAAGGGGTTGATGGCTTCCGCTTAGATGCCATTAACTTTTGTTATCACGACGCTCAATTACGTGATAACCCGGCAAAGCCAAAAGAAAAGCGTCAAGGCCGTGGTTTTAGCGAAGATAACCCGTACGCTTTTCAATACCACTACTACAACAACACGCAACCTGAAAACCTCGAATTTATGCGCGATATTCGTGCCTTACTCGACAAATATCCAGGCACGGTAGCACTTGGGGAGATCTCCTCTGAGGATTCCCTTGCAACCATGGCCGAATACACCAGCGGCGGCGACAAGCTGCATATGGGATATAGTTTCGAGCTACTAACCGATGATTACAGCAGCGCCTATATTCGTAAAACGGTTGAGACCTTAGAGGCGAATATGCTCGAGGGCTGGCCTTGCTGGGCGTTTAGTAATCATGATGTGGAGCGTGTTGCCAGCCGTTGGGCAAAAAACGGCGAAGTTAACCCTGAACAAGTCAAAATGTTGACCGCACTGCTTGGCTCCCTACGTGGCAGTGTATGCATGTATCAAGGCGAAGAACTGGCATTAGGCGAAGCGGATGTTGCATTCGAAGATTTGCAAGACCCGTACGGCATTACCTTTTGGCCCAACTTTAAAGGCCGTGATGGCTGTCGCACGCCGATGCCTTGGCAAGACGGTGAGCACGCCGGGTTTAGCACGGTAAAACCATGGCTGCCAGTAAGTCATGCTCACAGCCTACAACATGTTGCCAAACAACAACAGGATGCTCATTCAACGCTCAATGCCTACAGCGAATTTATGGCTTGGCGGCGTCAGCATCGTGCGTTAGTTGAAGGTGACATTCACTTTATTGATACTCATGAGCCCGTTCTTGCCTTTATCCGCAACCACGGTGATGAGTCCATATGTTGTTATTTTAACCTATCGGAGCAACCCGTGAGTGTCGAAGTAACGCACGCGCCCAGTCATCAATATCAAGATTCGTTGCGCCATCACACTGGGCGATTGCAAGGCCAAACACTGCATTTACCTGCATTTGGCTGTTGGTTTGCTCGTCTTTATCCCCTTCCCTTGTGTCATAAAACGTGA
- a CDS encoding TonB-dependent receptor has product MSMFKPSMLTLALLSAGLGSQVAYAQGNEAQAQADEQQDVEVIEVRGFRRSVVESINTKRFATEVVESVSAEDIGKLPDSSIAESIARLPGLTAQRLDGRASRVSVRGFSENESATTFNGREQVSISDNRGVEFDLYPSEIMSGVTVYKTPSASLDAEGIAGVIDMQTVRPLSKGEQVIQFNGQLEQTSFDKLNPDGDDKGFRGTVSYIDQFADDTFGVAFAYTTMSSPNQEKRWNSWGYPEFTTDSGDTYSILGGAKPFVRSSTLERDSAMLVLEYAPTSDLSMTFDALYVDFTDEKILRGIEVPFAWGQGSISPESATVDSDSGFITSALTEGQRVVVRNDFEERKADLSQFGFNVEYLLSNDWELEFDASRSEVERQVWSIESYSGTGRGDNNGISDNIGYAFDDGNTGAQFSHQLDYSDFNLIQLGGPLSWGSSAALNNQYGLTGTPYENTAQDGFINAPEVEDELTTLKLAASKAMDNAYISGVEFGVSYRDREKTKVSEGYFMTLADFSYPENVGMLEVPEQYRLGSADLSFIGMGPMVAYDTRALVDDGYYNLLRESLTDSKHLTRSWTVQEEVTAAFVQANINAELGDIPVTGNVGVRYVYTKQSSQGNAFNVVDGLVVAEPTDISHDYSNVLPSLNLNFALDEQQTLRFGAAKTISRARLDEMNASISASYNAQQPDENGNYWSVSGGNPELEPKEATGFDLSYENYFSEEGYFSAAVFYKDLNQWIFDGNYEIDMSGVADPATGEIPPNSTGTGSGKINGGGGDLWGYELSVALPFNLFADELEGFGLLASHTGVEQDMEDPNGNDYELPGLSDSIQSLTLYYERYGFTARTSMRKRSDFKGDIYGVGFSTDQVDIQGETIWDAQLGYDFADSGIQGLESLEITFQVQNITEEPFISLQGDNALQVRDYQDYGRTYLLGFKYEL; this is encoded by the coding sequence ATGTCTATGTTCAAACCAAGTATGCTAACGCTTGCACTGTTGAGTGCCGGTTTAGGTAGCCAAGTCGCGTATGCTCAAGGCAACGAAGCGCAGGCGCAAGCCGATGAGCAGCAAGATGTTGAAGTGATTGAAGTACGTGGCTTTCGCCGCAGTGTCGTCGAGTCAATCAATACTAAGCGTTTTGCAACAGAAGTGGTAGAGTCAGTGTCTGCGGAAGACATTGGTAAATTACCAGATTCGTCTATTGCTGAATCTATTGCTCGCTTACCTGGTTTGACTGCACAGCGCTTAGACGGTCGCGCATCACGTGTCAGCGTACGTGGTTTTAGCGAAAACGAGAGCGCCACCACCTTTAATGGTCGTGAACAAGTCTCTATCAGCGACAACCGTGGCGTAGAATTCGACCTTTACCCGTCAGAAATTATGAGCGGTGTAACGGTCTATAAAACACCGAGTGCATCACTTGATGCTGAAGGCATTGCCGGTGTTATCGATATGCAAACAGTCCGGCCGCTAAGCAAGGGCGAGCAGGTCATTCAGTTTAACGGCCAGCTTGAGCAAACGAGTTTCGATAAACTAAATCCAGACGGCGATGACAAAGGCTTCCGTGGTACGGTCTCTTACATTGATCAGTTCGCTGACGATACCTTTGGCGTTGCTTTTGCTTATACAACGATGAGTTCACCCAACCAGGAAAAGCGTTGGAACTCATGGGGCTACCCTGAATTTACCACAGACTCAGGGGATACTTATTCAATCTTGGGTGGGGCGAAACCTTTTGTGCGCTCATCAACGCTCGAGCGTGACTCTGCGATGTTAGTGCTTGAATACGCGCCTACCAGCGACTTGAGCATGACCTTTGACGCGCTTTATGTTGATTTTACTGACGAAAAAATCCTTCGTGGTATTGAAGTCCCCTTTGCTTGGGGTCAAGGCTCAATCTCTCCTGAGAGCGCAACGGTTGACTCCGACAGCGGCTTTATCACCAGCGCCTTAACAGAAGGTCAACGCGTTGTCGTTCGTAACGACTTTGAAGAGCGTAAAGCGGATCTGAGTCAGTTTGGCTTTAATGTAGAATACCTCCTTAGCAACGACTGGGAGTTGGAATTTGACGCCAGTCGCTCCGAAGTAGAGCGTCAAGTATGGAGTATCGAAAGCTACTCAGGTACAGGTCGTGGTGATAATAACGGTATTTCCGATAATATCGGTTATGCCTTTGATGATGGCAACACCGGCGCCCAATTCTCGCACCAGCTTGATTACAGCGACTTCAACCTTATTCAATTAGGTGGGCCTTTATCTTGGGGTTCTAGTGCGGCATTAAATAATCAATATGGCTTAACCGGCACGCCATATGAGAATACCGCGCAAGATGGCTTTATTAATGCCCCAGAAGTGGAAGACGAATTAACTACGTTGAAATTGGCCGCTAGCAAGGCAATGGATAACGCCTACATCAGCGGTGTGGAATTTGGCGTGTCTTATCGTGACCGTGAGAAAACCAAGGTCTCTGAAGGCTACTTTATGACTTTGGCTGATTTCTCTTACCCAGAGAACGTCGGCATGCTCGAAGTGCCTGAGCAGTATCGTCTAGGTAGTGCCGATTTAAGCTTTATTGGCATGGGCCCAATGGTCGCTTACGATACCCGTGCGCTCGTGGATGACGGTTACTATAATCTGCTGCGTGAAAGCCTAACCGACTCTAAGCACTTAACACGTTCATGGACAGTGCAAGAAGAAGTCACCGCCGCCTTTGTACAAGCCAATATTAATGCAGAGCTAGGTGATATCCCAGTAACGGGTAATGTCGGTGTGCGTTATGTGTATACCAAACAGTCGTCACAGGGTAATGCCTTTAATGTCGTTGATGGCCTCGTTGTGGCCGAACCCACCGATATTAGCCACGACTACAGCAATGTGCTGCCGAGCCTAAACCTTAACTTTGCTCTAGATGAGCAGCAAACGCTGCGTTTTGGTGCGGCGAAAACCATTTCTCGTGCGCGCTTAGATGAAATGAATGCCTCAATCAGCGCCTCGTACAATGCCCAGCAGCCAGATGAAAACGGCAATTATTGGTCGGTATCCGGCGGCAACCCGGAGCTTGAACCCAAAGAGGCGACGGGCTTCGACTTAAGCTATGAGAACTACTTTAGTGAAGAAGGTTACTTCTCGGCAGCGGTGTTCTATAAAGACCTGAACCAATGGATTTTTGACGGTAACTATGAGATTGATATGAGCGGCGTGGCGGACCCGGCTACTGGTGAAATTCCACCAAACAGCACCGGTACCGGCTCAGGTAAAATCAATGGCGGTGGCGGTGACCTATGGGGTTACGAGCTTTCCGTGGCATTACCGTTTAACTTATTTGCCGATGAGCTAGAAGGTTTTGGCCTACTGGCCAGCCATACCGGTGTTGAGCAGGATATGGAAGACCCCAATGGCAACGACTATGAATTGCCAGGTTTGTCTGACAGCATTCAAAGCTTAACCTTGTACTATGAGCGCTATGGCTTCACCGCACGTACGAGCATGCGTAAGCGTAGTGACTTTAAAGGCGATATCTACGGTGTGGGTTTCTCAACTGACCAAGTCGATATCCAAGGTGAAACCATCTGGGATGCACAGCTTGGGTATGACTTTGCTGATTCCGGTATTCAAGGCCTAGAGAGTCTAGAGATTACTTTCCAAGTGCAAAACATCACCGAAGAGCCGTTTATCTCGCTACAAGGTGACAATGCCCTGCAAGTACGTGATTACCAAGATTATGGTCGTACCTACTTGCTCGGTTTCAAGTATGAGCTATAA
- a CDS encoding tryptophan halogenase family protein encodes MANINRVVILGGGTAGWLSAALLAKMLGKQLSITLVESTDIGTVGVGEATIPPIVAFNNALGIDEKTLIKRTGATIKLGIQFENWGRKGDSYMHAFGRLGKALPFCDFHHLFHHAKEQGLGHSLWDYSLNFQAAKAGRFAPLRHLPNTQLAGTEHAYHFDASLYAQLLRERAEHFGVQRIDAKVDKVEQSDNGDVQALVLQSGERVEGDLFIDCSGQRALLIAQTLGVGFEDWSHWLPCDRAIAVQSHHGDDKDPLPYTRSIAHDSGWQWQIPLQHRVGNGLVYCSRYLDDDQAKAQLLANLPGEALHEPRVIPFRTGARRQQWHKNVVAIGLSSGFLEPLESTSIHLIQTAVIRLLKHFPHQGIAPASVRAFNRLFSTEMAQIRDFIILHYALNQRQDSRFWRYCADMELPPSLSERIAQFQQSGQVHRYQDELFAEVAWQQVLIGQNCWPQQHHPLAEQLSNEQLDELLQSLRTLINQAVQSMPSHQQFIQRNLS; translated from the coding sequence ATGGCAAATATTAATCGGGTGGTGATCTTAGGAGGCGGTACAGCAGGGTGGTTGAGTGCCGCGTTGCTGGCAAAAATGCTGGGTAAACAGCTGAGTATCACCTTAGTGGAGTCCACGGATATTGGTACTGTCGGTGTCGGCGAAGCGACCATACCGCCGATTGTCGCCTTTAACAACGCCTTGGGGATTGATGAAAAAACGCTGATAAAGCGCACTGGAGCGACGATCAAATTAGGGATCCAGTTTGAAAACTGGGGCCGCAAGGGCGACAGCTACATGCATGCGTTTGGTCGTTTAGGTAAAGCGCTGCCCTTTTGTGATTTTCATCACCTTTTTCACCATGCAAAAGAGCAAGGTCTTGGCCATTCGTTGTGGGATTACTCACTTAATTTCCAAGCAGCAAAAGCAGGGCGCTTTGCACCACTGCGGCATTTACCCAATACCCAGTTAGCCGGTACTGAGCATGCGTATCATTTTGACGCCAGCTTGTATGCGCAACTGTTGCGCGAGCGCGCCGAACACTTTGGCGTTCAGCGTATAGACGCTAAGGTTGATAAGGTTGAGCAAAGTGATAACGGCGATGTGCAGGCGTTGGTGTTACAATCAGGCGAGCGCGTAGAAGGGGACTTATTCATTGATTGCAGCGGTCAACGAGCACTGTTGATAGCGCAAACCTTAGGGGTCGGTTTTGAGGATTGGTCACACTGGTTACCGTGCGACCGCGCCATCGCTGTGCAATCGCATCACGGCGACGATAAAGACCCGCTACCTTATACCCGCTCCATCGCTCATGATAGCGGTTGGCAGTGGCAAATCCCGTTGCAGCATCGCGTTGGTAATGGCTTAGTTTACTGCTCTCGCTACCTCGATGACGACCAAGCCAAGGCGCAGTTACTGGCAAACCTTCCCGGTGAGGCATTGCATGAGCCCCGGGTGATCCCATTTCGCACTGGTGCTAGGCGCCAGCAATGGCACAAAAATGTGGTCGCCATCGGTTTAAGCAGTGGCTTCCTTGAGCCCCTTGAGTCCACCAGTATCCATTTGATTCAAACTGCGGTGATCCGCTTACTGAAACATTTTCCACACCAAGGCATTGCTCCCGCCTCGGTGCGTGCATTTAACCGCTTATTTAGCACCGAAATGGCACAAATTCGCGACTTTATTATTCTCCATTATGCCCTCAATCAGCGCCAAGATAGTCGTTTTTGGCGTTACTGCGCCGATATGGAACTGCCGCCATCTCTCAGCGAGCGTATCGCCCAGTTCCAACAAAGCGGGCAGGTGCACCGCTATCAAGATGAACTCTTTGCCGAAGTGGCCTGGCAGCAGGTATTGATCGGTCAAAACTGTTGGCCCCAACAGCACCATCCGCTGGCTGAGCAATTATCAAATGAGCAACTTGATGAATTACTGCAAAGTTTACGCACACTGATTAATCAGGCAGTGCAAAGCATGCCGAGCCACCAACAATTTATTCAAAGGAATCTAAGCTAA
- a CDS encoding glycoside hydrolase family 13 protein, producing the protein MRVFMVLLALLALPCQGLEVAPKHWWVGMQNPDVQLLLHAPNTAQRQWQLRPYDGVKLTRQHHLDSDNYQFLSVHIGAQARPGTLQFVADDGTQFDYQLKARAHNSKQRQGFSSDDVIYLINPDRFANGNVHNDNHPSMIEKVDRQARDGRRGGDLQGITERLDYLKRMGFTQLWLTPARENNMATGSYHGYAMTNLYAIDPRMGGNEAYFDMVAQAAERGIGVIMDMVPNHIGVNHPWVADKPSRDWINNGGEFLANNHRRQTVMDPHSSEYDRTRFNDAWFVPAMPDLNQRVDELSTYLIQHSIWWIEQAGLSGIRVDTNSYSDKAFMARWSQAIMAEYPNFSIVGEEWTTNPGIIAYWQRGKHNQDGFSTAINSMMDFPLQAALVKALNEEPGWHTGWVRVYQSLGNDFMYANADDLLVFADNHDMSRIYTQLGQSVNKTKLAMTLMLTIRGIPQVYYGTEVLLDNTPSDAHGDIRIEFPGGFSGHQADAITGQGLSAEQTQMQGYLRTLLQLRKQHSALRQGRMVHFAPKDNVYLYARIDNEQRIVVILNKGGKQHLELAPYAEILQGAKQAKNLLSGEMLRLNQTLAIGAEQAMILALQ; encoded by the coding sequence ATGCGTGTATTTATGGTGTTATTAGCCTTATTGGCATTACCTTGTCAGGGCCTCGAAGTGGCGCCAAAACATTGGTGGGTAGGAATGCAAAACCCCGATGTGCAATTACTGCTGCATGCACCAAATACTGCCCAGCGGCAGTGGCAGTTACGCCCATACGACGGCGTTAAGCTAACGCGTCAGCATCATCTTGACTCCGACAACTATCAGTTTCTCAGCGTGCATATCGGTGCCCAAGCGCGTCCAGGCACACTGCAGTTTGTCGCCGACGATGGCACTCAATTTGACTATCAACTCAAGGCGCGGGCGCACAATTCAAAGCAACGTCAGGGTTTTAGCAGTGATGATGTGATCTACCTTATTAATCCCGATCGCTTTGCTAACGGCAACGTTCATAACGATAACCACCCCAGCATGATAGAAAAAGTCGACCGTCAGGCGCGCGACGGCCGCCGTGGTGGTGATTTACAAGGAATAACCGAGCGTCTTGATTACCTAAAGCGCATGGGCTTTACGCAACTATGGCTCACTCCAGCGCGAGAAAATAATATGGCCACAGGGTCATACCATGGGTATGCGATGACCAACCTATATGCCATCGACCCGCGCATGGGCGGCAATGAGGCCTATTTTGATATGGTGGCGCAAGCCGCTGAGCGGGGTATCGGGGTGATCATGGATATGGTGCCCAATCACATTGGCGTCAATCACCCATGGGTAGCCGATAAACCGAGCCGAGATTGGATTAACAATGGCGGTGAGTTTTTGGCTAATAATCATCGCCGACAAACGGTGATGGACCCCCATAGCAGCGAATACGATCGCACTCGCTTTAACGATGCGTGGTTTGTACCAGCAATGCCCGACCTGAATCAGCGTGTAGACGAGCTGAGCACTTATTTGATTCAGCACAGTATATGGTGGATTGAGCAGGCCGGGCTTAGCGGTATTCGCGTCGATACCAATTCCTATTCCGATAAAGCCTTTATGGCCCGTTGGAGTCAGGCCATTATGGCCGAGTATCCCAACTTCAGCATTGTTGGTGAGGAGTGGACCACCAATCCAGGGATTATTGCTTATTGGCAGCGCGGCAAACACAACCAAGACGGTTTTAGCACCGCCATCAATTCAATGATGGACTTCCCGTTGCAAGCGGCTCTGGTCAAAGCCCTCAATGAAGAGCCCGGTTGGCACACCGGCTGGGTACGGGTGTATCAAAGTCTCGGTAATGATTTTATGTATGCCAACGCCGATGACTTGCTGGTGTTTGCCGATAACCATGATATGAGCCGCATATACACCCAGCTCGGGCAAAGCGTTAACAAAACCAAGTTGGCAATGACACTGATGCTTACTATTCGTGGCATTCCCCAAGTCTATTATGGTACCGAGGTGTTACTTGATAACACCCCTTCGGATGCCCATGGGGATATTCGTATTGAGTTCCCCGGCGGTTTCAGTGGCCATCAAGCCGATGCCATCACTGGGCAAGGCTTGAGCGCAGAGCAAACACAGATGCAAGGCTATCTGCGCACCTTATTGCAGTTGCGCAAACAACATAGCGCGCTGCGTCAAGGTCGGATGGTGCACTTTGCCCCCAAGGACAATGTCTACCTGTATGCCCGTATTGATAATGAGCAGCGCATTGTGGTGATATTGAATAAAGGCGGTAAACAGCACCTAGAACTGGCACCTTATGCCGAGATTTTACAAGGCGCAAAGCAGGCCAAAAACCTGCTAAGTGGTGAGATGTTACGGTTAAATCAGACGCTGGCAATCGGCGCTGAACAAGCCATGATTTTAGCACTGCAATAG